The following nucleotide sequence is from Pseudomonas sp. RC10.
CGGAGTTATTGAACCACTACATCCGCGACGCCATGAACGGTGCACTGGTGGTCAGCCCCGACCTGACGCGGGTGATGGCCCAGGCGCTGCGCTCCCCCCAGCGCAACCCTGACGTGGCGCTGACCGAACGGGAGCGCCAAGTATTGAAAGTCATCGCGGGCGGTCACAGCAACAAGGTGATCGGGCGCAAGCTGGGCATCACCGAAGGCACGGTCAAGGTCCACGTGAAAAATCTCCTGCACAAGCTGGGCCTGCGTTCTCGCGTGGAAGCCGCCGTCTGGGCCATGGCGCATTTACGCGAACATGAACACTGATGTCGTCACTGCATGAGGTCCGCAAACGACAGAAACCCTATGTTGTCGTGCTGATGCACTTGGCGGTCGCGCTCCACAATCGCTAACCCGTCCGCCCAGCAGGCGGGCGCCAACATCGCCGACCCCTGCTGCGGGTGCAGTTCCACGCGGGGTTGCCCCCCTTCCTGTGACACCAGCCGCGCCCGCAGGTACTGGCGACGGCGGTTAGGTTGCAACCACTCGAATCCGGCGGGCAACGCAACCGGACGGGGTATCACGTCACGCGCCCCCTGAGCCCTCAGCAGAAACGGTCGCACCACCACCAGCGCCGTGATCAACGCGGCGGCGGGATTGCCTGGCACACCGATCCACGGTTTTCCGGCCACGTCTCCGAACGCCAAGGGTTTGCCGGGCTGGATGGCGAGCCGCCACAGGTCAACGCGGCCCACGCTGGCAATCGCGTGCTTGAGGTGATCCTCCTCGCCGACCGAGACGCCGCCAGACGTAAGCAACAGGTCGCATTCCGAGACGGCCAGACTCAAGGCGTGACGACTGGCGGCCAAGTCGTCGGCCATGACGCCATAGTCCTGGACCTCCACGCCCCATCCCTGCAACAGCGCCGACAGGCAATGGCGATTGGCGTTGTAAATCTGCCCCGGCATCAAGGTTTCGCCAGGGGCGCGCAATTCGTCACCGCTGCTCAACAGGCACACGCGCAGCGGGCGGTAGACCTCAACCGATGCCATCCCTGCTGCCGCCAGCAAGCCCAGCTCCTGCGCCCGCAGACGCGTGCCCCGCTCCAGCAATCGATCACCCTCGCGCACTTCTTCCCCCGCTTTGCGCACGTGATCGCCCCGACGAGTCGCCGGGAGCCACACCCGATCACCGTCTACCCGGCACAGCTCTTGGGGCACCACGGCATCGGCACCGGCTGGCAGAGGTGCGCCGGTAAAAATCCGCACCGCCTGCCCAGCCAGTAAAGGTGGCGTAGCCCCCTGCCCTGCAGCAATTCTTCCTGCCAGGATCAAACTGCCCCCAGCCGCCGGAACGTCCGCCGCGCGCAGGGCGAAACCATCCATGGCGCTGTTGTCCCATGCGGGTAAATCCCGGGGCGCGCGGACGTCCGCAGCCAGCACCCGACCCAGTGCTTGCGCAAGGGGAATGGTCTGCTGCGCAGGTGGTGGCGGCGCCTGTTGCAATAGATGACGGATGGCCTGGTCGACCGGAATCAACGACCCGCTGTCGCACAGGGAAGCACTCATGGGCGCACCCCGCAGGGATCGACCACCGTGCCGGCCGGTGATGCCAGCGGTTTGAGGTGCGGCACGAAATTGCAAGGCGCGGTGCGGCTGTCCAGCTGTTCGCGCAGGATCTGGTCCCACGCGGTCCGACAGGCCCCTGGCGAGCCCGGCACGCAGCAAATCAGCACCCCATTGCTCATACCTGCCAAGGCCCGGGACTGGAGGCTGGACATGCCGATCTCCGCCAGCGAAATGTGGCGAAACAACTCGCCAAACCCGGTGACTTCCCGGTCCAGCAAGGGCAAGACCGCTTGGGGCGTGTTATCGCGCGGGGTCAACCCGGTGCCCCCGGTGGTCAACACCACTTGCACGGCAGGGTCGGCGATCCAGACGGAAAGCGCGGCGCGTATCTGGTAGACATCATCTCTGACCCATTGACGGTCGATCAGCCTGTGTCCCGCCGTTTGGACCCGCTCGCACAGGGTCCGCCCCGAGCTGTCAGTGTCAAACGTGCGGGTGTCGCTGATGGTTAACACCGCGATGTTCAGTGAATGAAACGAGCATTGCGCCAGGTGGCCCATGTGCGGCCCCTCCCGTGGATGTGGAATACGCCGGAGCCTGAACCTAATCCCTTGCTGCGCCCATTCCTCCGAGGAGGTACGCCAAACGGCAGGGTTAGCGACACATGGACAACCCGCCGCGCCTACGCAAGAATCGCCGCATTCTGAAAGAAGGCCGTTTCCATGTCCGACAGTCCGCAAACCCGCAATTCCGGTTCCTCCATCACCCGTGCGCTCGACATCATCGAGGCAGTGGTTCAGGCCGACCATGCGCTATCGCCCGCCGACCTCTCCCACCTGCTGGACATTCCCAAACCGAGCGTGCACCGGCTGCTCCAGCAGATGCAGGGCGAAGGGTATTTGCAGACGAACATGCGCGGCGGCATCGTGCCCAATGACCGGTTGCACAAGATCGCCGTGGGGGTGATTTACGCCAGTCGCTACAAGGCGCAACGCCAGGCGATCCTGCGCCACCTGTGTGACACCCTCGACGAGACCTGCGGCATCGCGCTCCCCGATGGCATCGACATGGTGTATTACGACCGGGTGCAAAGCAGCTGGCCGTTGCAGATGTACCTTCCGGTAGGGGCTCATACGCCCATGTGGTGCACGGCGAGCGGGAAGCTCTACCTCAGCAGTTTCAACAAGACGCGGCGCACCCAGATCATCGACAACCTGGCGCTCCGGCGGATGGCGAGCAACACCCTGACCGACCCGGTCGAGCTTGAAATCGAACTCAAACGCGTGCGGCAGATGGACATTGGCATCGACAACGAGGAATTCGTCGATGGCATGGTCGCCATTGCGGTCCCCGTCAGAGACAGCGATGGCCGATTGATCGCCTGCCTGTTCGCGCATGCCCCGACAATCCGCAAAAGCCTCGATGAACTGATGACGTTCGAGCCCGCCATGCGCCGCGCCGCCGAGCAACTACGCATTCTGGTGGAAGAACCCACGGAGCTGGACTGACCGCGTTTTCTCAACCGCACCGCCCCAAGGGCGCCGACTGACGGCGCTCTTTTTTTTGCACCTCTATCGACATTAAATCGCTATAGCGATACATTTCGTTCCGGAATAAGACAATAACAACTATTTCCTGAGGTGTGATATGTCTGTACCCGTCATCCTGCCTCGCATCATGGAGGTCGGAGCTGATGCCAGCGCGCGACTGCCTGATGTGTTGGGTTTCCTGAATTGCAGCCGCCCGCTGATCGTGACCGATAAAACCATGGTCAAACTGGGCCAGGCGCAACGCCTCCACGAGATTCTTGAAGCCAAGGGCATCAAGAGCGAAGTCTTCGATGACACCGTTCCTGAGCCCACCGCTGCCTCTATTCAAGCCGGCGTGGACAAGCTGCGCAGCGGCGACTTCGATGCCATCGTCGCCCTCGGCGGCGGCAGCCCCATCGACAGCGCCAAGGCCATGGCGATCCTTGCCCGCTACGGCGGCGTCATTCGCGACTACCGTTTCCCCCGCCAGGTCAATGAAGCCGGACTCCCCCTGATTGCGATCCCCACGACAGCGGGCACGGGTTCGGAAGTCACGCGGTTCACCATCATCACCGACGAGACCACCGACGAAAAACTGCTGTGTGCGGGCATCGGCTTCATGCCGGTCGCCGCCCTGATCGACTACAAACTGACCCTCAGCCTCCCGGCGCGCACCACCGCCGACACGGGCATCGATGCGATCACCCACGCCATCGAGGCTTATGTTTCGCGCAAGGCCAACCCTTACAGCGACAGCCAGGCACTGGCCGCGCTGGCCTATCTGGGCCCGAATCTGCTGACGGCCTGTCAGGACGGCAAGAACGAAAGCGCCCGCGAAGCGATGATGATCGGCGCGACCTTGGCCGGCATCGCGTTTTCTGCCGCCTCGGTGGCAGTAGTGCATGGCATGAGTCGCCCGATTGGCGCCTTCTTCCACGTGCCTCACGGCCTGTCCAACGCGATGTTGCTGCCCTCCCTGACCGCGTGGTCGCTGAGCGCCGCGCCCGGTCGCTATGCGCAGTGCGCCAAGGCGTTGGGCGTCGCCGACTCCCACGATGACGACGCGACGGCGGGCCAGAAACTCATCGCGTTTCTCACGCGGGTGAACGCTGAGTTGTCGGTGCCGACGCTGGCGGACTTTGGCGTAGAGCGCGCGCGCTTCAATGAAGTCGTCAACACCATGGCCGAGCAGGCGCTGGCCTCGGGTTCACCGGGCAACAACCCGCGCGTGCCGACGGTCCCGGAAATGGTCGAGCTGTATCACGCCCTGTGGGACTGACCTCCCTGCCTCTCCCACCTTATTTGATAGACGGAGCACATTCATGAGCGTTATCGGACACTGGATCAACGGCGAAACGACCACCCCTGATGGCCGCACCCAAGCGGTCTTCAACCCCGCCACCGGCGAGAGCAACACGCAAGTGGCACTGGCCAGCACCGTCACCGTGCAGGCGGCCATCGCCGCCGCCGAAGAGGCGTTTCCCGCGTGGCGCGACACTCCGCCCGCCAAACGTGCGCGGGTCATGTTTCGCTTCAAGGAATTGCTGGAGCAGAACGCGAATAAAATCTGCGAACTGATCGGCCAGGAACACGGCAAGATCAGTCATGACGCCGCGGGCGAATTGCAGCGCGGGATCGAGAACGTCGAGTACGCCTGCGGTGCGCCGGAGCTGCTGAAAGGCGAGCACAGCCGTAACGTCGGCCCGAACATCGACTCTTGGAGCGAGTTCCAGCCACTGGGCGTGGTGGCAGGCGTGACTCCGTTCAACTTCCCGGTGATGGTGCCGTTGTGGATGCTGCCGATGGCCATCGTCTGCGGCAACACCTTTGTCCTGAAACCCTCCGAACGCGACCCGAGCAGCACCCTCTACATCGCGCAATTGCTCCACGAAGCCGGCCTGCCAGCGGGTGTGTTGAACGTGGTCAACGGCGACAAGGAAGCCGTGGACGCCCTGCTGTTCGACCCTCGCGTGAAGGCCGTCAGCTTTGTCGGTTCGACGCCGATCGCCGAGTACATCTACCGCACCGCCACTTCCCAGGGCAAACGCTGCCAGGCGCTGGGCGGCGCGAAAAACCACGCCATCGTCATGCCCGACGCGGACCTCGATAACGCAGTCAATTCGTTGCTGGGCGCCGCGTTTGGCTCGTCCGGCGAGCGTTGCATGGCGCTGTCGGTGGCCGTTGCCGTGGGCGATGCCGTGGCGGACGCGCTGATCGGCAAACTCACCGAAGCGATGCAAGGGCTGAAATTCGGTGTCCACACCGACGCCAGCAACGACTTCGGCCCGCTGATCACCGCCGCCCACCGCGACAAGGTCGTGGGCTTCATCGACAGCGCCGAGTCTCAGGGTGCGCGAATCGTCGTCGATGGCCGTAACGCCCGCGTGGCGGGTCATGAAGACGGTTTCTTCGTCGGCGCGACGCTGATCGATGCGGTCAACGCCGACATGGACAGCTACAAGGCCGAGATTTTTGGCCCGGTGCTGCAGGTCATCCGCGTGGCGACCATGGACGAGGCCATGAAGCTGATCAACGACCACGAATATGGTAACGGCACCTGCATCTACACCCGCGACGGTGAAGCGGCGCGGTACTTCAGTGACCGGATTCAAGTGGGCATGGTAGGGATCAACATCCCGCTGCCCGTCCCCGTTGCCTCCCACAGTTTCGGTGGCTGGAAACGCTCGCTGTTCGGTGATTTGCATGCGTATGGCCCGGACGGTGTGCGCTTCTACACCAAACGTAAAACGATCACTCAGCGCTGGCCATCGGCGAACGTGCGCGAGGGCGCCGAATTCTCGATGCCGACCATGAAATGATCCGATGAAAGGCAGGCGCCATCGCGCTCCCGGGCGTGGCGCCTGCCAACCCCGCTGATTAGACTGCGGGTGCATACGTAAGCAGCAAGACAGCGTTTCCACATGCAATAAAAACAATAATGGCTGGGGCCTTAGGGCCGAGGAAAACACTTATGGCAGGTTATGTGCAGCAAGAAAGCGCCGCGCACGCGAGCAGCGCCGCCAAGGAAGAACGCAAGATCATCATCGCGTCTTCCCTGGGTACGGTTTTCGAGTGGTACGATTTTTTTCTCTACGGGGCATTGGCGGCAGTCATCAGTAAGCAGTTCTTCGCCGGTGTAAACGAAACCACCGCGTTCATCTTCGCCCTGCTGGCGTTCGCCGCAGGCTTCATCGTAAGGCCGTTCGGCGCACTGGTCTTTGGCCGGATCGGCGACATGGTCGGCCGCAAATACACCTTTCTCGCCACGATCGTCATCATGGGCCTCTCGACGTTCGCCGTGGGCTTGCTGCCCGGCTACGCCAGCATCGGCATCGCGGCGCCCATCATCCTTGTCGTCCTGCGCATGCTTCAAGGCCTGGCGCTGGGCGGCGAATACGGCGGTGCGGCGACCTACGTCGCCGAACATGCGCCGAAGAACAAACGCGGCTTTCACACAGGATTCATCCAGTCGACGGCGACATTGGGGTTGCTGCTGTCGCTGGCGGTGGTGCTGGCCTCTCGCCTGATTGCCGGTGACGGGTTCGACACCTGGGGCTGGCGCATTCCGTTCCTGCTGTCGATCGTGCTGGTGGCGATTTCGACGTGGATTCGCATGAGCCTGCATGAGTCGCCGTCGTTCACCAAAATGAAGAGCGAAGGCAAGCTGTCCAAGTCGCCGATCCGCGATTCGTTTACCGTCTGGCCCAATCTCAAAGTGGTGTTGATCGCGCTGTTCAGCGTCAACGCCGGTCAAGCCGTGACGTTCTACGCCGCGCAGTTCTACGTGCTGTTCTTCCTGACTCAAGTGTTGAAGGTTGATCCGTCACTGGCCAATACGTTGCTGATCGTCAGTGTGATCATCGGCGCGCCGTTCTTCGTGTTTTTCGGCTGGCTGTCCGACCGAATCGGCCGCAAGAAAATCATCGTCACCGGCCTGCTGCTGGCGACCGTGCTGTACTTCCCGCTGTTCAAGATGCTCGGCCATTACGCCAACCCGCAGATCGACGCCGCACGCCAGCAGTCGCCGATCGTCGTGGTGGCTGACCCGGCGACCTGCACCTTCCAGTTCGATCCGGTGGGCAAGGCGAAATTCGACAGCCCGTGCGACAAGGTCAAGACCCTGCTGATCAAGCAAGGCCTGCCGTACACCTCGCAATCCGCGGCCGCGGGCACCACCGTGCAAGTCACCGTGGGCAGTACGCAGATCACCGGTTACGACGAAGCCGCGCTGAACGGCGCAGTCAAGGCCGCCGGTTATCCCGCCAAGGCTGACTCCGCGCTGGTGAACGCGTCTGGCGTGGTGCTGGTGATCGTGGCCCTGATGCTGATTGCGACCATGACCTACGGCCCGCTCGCCGCGTTGATGGTCGAACTGTTCCCGACCCGCATCCGCTACACCTCGATGTCGCTCCCCTACCACATCGGCAACGGTTGGTTCGGCGGATTGCTGCCCACCATCTCCTTCGCGCTGGTGGTGTACACGGGCGACATCTTCTATGGATTGTGGTACCCGGTGCTGGTGACGGCGGTGAGCCTGGTCTGCAGCCTGCTGTTCTTGAAGGAAACCAAGGACGTAGACCTCGATAAGGTCTGACCTGCGAATGAGCATCACACTGGAGATCGAGCCCGCTCGCCCTCCAGTGTGTCGCGTTTTTTCTCGTTACCGCAGCGGCGGATGCTCTGCCGACACAGCGTCATTGGCCTCGACGTCCGACATGTCCTCCTCCAGTGGCGCTTCGTCGTCGGGCTTCAGGGGTATTTCCCCCTCGCCTTCGCCCACATCGTCGCTGCCCGGTGGCGGATTGGGGATGACGTCGGGTCTGCCGGGTTCCAGCGGCTCGATGGAGTCGACCGCGTTTTCAGTGCCACCTGGAATGCCTGTTGATGGATTCATTGCACACCTCGCTAGGCCGCGAATGAGTCGCGACATACAGATATGAAGTCCCCCGCCAACGGTTTGTTCGATGAAGTTCGCCAACGGTCGTCACTCGACAGTGCGGCAGCGTCATAAGGCGGCGAACTCCGTGAACGGCACACCCTCTGATGAACAGGTCCTGATCGTTCGAGGCTATGCCCGCCATGAAAAACCTGAAAATCGCCACGTTCAACGTCAACGGCATCGGTGCCCGGCTGCCGAACCTGTTGCAGTGGCTGGAGCGCGAGCAGCCGGACATCGTCTGTCTGCAAGAACTCAAGGCTCCGGACAAAGCGTTTCCTGCCCACGAGATCGAAGCGGCGGGCTATGGCTCGCTGCACCTGGGGCAGACGTCGTGGAACGGGGTCGCAATTCTGGCCCGTGACACCGAGCCACTGCTGATCCGTAAAGGCTTGCCAGGGGAAGAACAGGACACCCAGGCGCGGTATCTGGAGGCCGCCGCCCATGGCGTGGTGGTCGCGTGCCTGTACCTGCCCAACGGCAACCCGCAGCCCGGCCCCAAGTTCGACTACAAACTGCGCTGGTTCGAGCACCTGATCCAGCACGCCGAATCATTGCAGGCCAGCGACCACCCGGTGGTGATGGCCGGCGACTTCAACGTCGTGCCCACGGACGAAGACATCTACAACCCCCGCTCATGGCTGAAAGACGCCCTGCTGCAGCCCGAAAGCCGCGACTGTTATGCCCGGCTCCTCGCCCAAGGCTGGCTGGACTCGCTGCGGCACCTGTACCCGGACGAGCGCGTCTACACCTTCTGGGATTATTTCCGTCAGCACTGGCAGAAGAATTCCGGCTTGCGCATCGACCATTTGTTGGTCAATCCGGTGCTCGCTCCACACCTGAAAGATGCCGGCGTCGATGCTTGGGTGCGCGGCGAAGAACACCCCAGTGATCACGCCCCGACCTGGATTCGCCTGGGTGCCGCCCGCAAAGCCAAACCTCGAAAAAACGCGCGGAAAAAGACAAGCGCCGACAAATAGAGCGTCATCGAACAATCGGTTGAACTAACGCGTCTGCTTCAGGATCACTTTTAACGCGCGCACTGAGCGCAAATCCCCTTCGCGAGCCCTGTTGCTCGCGGCTTTGGTACAGGTCGATGAACGACAAGGAGCTCACGTGACCGACACTGCCTACTCCCCCTACCGCCACCTCCCCGGCCCGCTTCACGCGATTCTGCTGGCGGGCACGGTCCCGTTGTTTCTCGGCGGGCTGCTCAGCGACATCGCCTACTACAACAGTTACCTGATCCAATGGAGCAATTTCGCGTCGTGGCTGATTGCCGGGGCCATGCTGTTCTGTGGCCTGGCGTTGCTGTTTGCGCTGGTCAACCTGATCCGGGCGGAGCGCAAATCCGGCCGCCCGGTCCTGTATTTCCTGCTCCTGCTCGTCACGTGGGGGCTGGGCTGGATCAATTCATTCGAACACGCCAAGGACGCCTGGGCCGTGATGCCGTCGGGGCTGATTCTGTCGGTGATCGTGACCGTGCTGAGCATCGTTTCCGCCTGGATCGGTCTGACCAACCTTCGCTCGGGAGACGCACGATGAAACCTGCCTTTGCACTGACTGCCCTGTCCATGTCCCTGCTGCTGAGCGCTTGCGGTGCAGGAAAGGACAACCCGCAAGCCCACGGCCCCGACCCGAAAATGCCCCAGGCTGAACGCGGGTTGCTGCCGAGCATGAAAATCGCCGAGCCGGTGGCCTGGGGTGACCAGAAACCCAAGGTGCCCGAGGGTTACAGCATCTCGGCGATTGCCACTGACCTGAAAGTGCCGCGCCAGACGCTGGTGTTGCCCAACGGCGACATTCTGATCGCGGAAGGCAAAGGCGGCACCGAAGCGCCGAAGCTCAAGCCCAAGGACGTGATCGCCAGTTACATCAAGGCCGAAGGCAACACAAAGGTCAAAGGCGGCAACCGCCTGACCCTGTTGCGGGATGCCGATGGCGACGGCAAATACGAGATGAAGACCGTGTTCGCCGAAAACCTCAACGCGCCGTATGGGCTGGCCTACGCGAACGGCAAACTGTACGTCGCCAACCAGGACGCGCTGGTGCGCTTCGACTACACCGACGGCCAGACCAAGGCCACGGGCGAGCCCGTGACCGTCACCGAGCTGCCAGCGAAGATCAATCACCACTGGACCAAATCACTGGCCATCACCCCGGACGGCAGCACGCTGTACGTGGGCATCGGTTCGAACAGCAACGTCACCGAGCGTGGCATGGAGGTCGAACTGGACCGGGCGCAAATCTGGCAGATCGACGCCAAGACTGGCGCGCACAAACCGTACGCCACGGGCACCCGTAACCCGACGTCGTTGAAAATCCAGCCCGGCACTGGGGTGCTGTGGGCCGTGGCCAACGAGCGGGATGAATTGGGTGAAGACCTGGTGCCGGATTACCTGACGTCGATCCGTGAAGGCGCGTTTTACGGCTGGCCGTACAGCTATTGGGGCCAGAACGTCGACACCCGCGCCCAGCCGCAAGACCCGAAAAAGGTTGCGCTGGCAGTCAAACCGGATTACAGCCTCGGTTCTCACGTGGCCGCGCTGGGTCTCGACTTCTCGATCCCGGCCATTGGCGACAAGTTCGCGGATGGCGTTTTTGTCGGCGAGCACGGCAGCTGGAACCGCGAGAACCCGGTGGGCTACAAAGTGGTGTTCGTGCCGTTCAGCAACGGTAAGCCTTCCGGGGAGCCGGTGGATTTCGCCACCGGTTTCCGAGGTGACGACGGCAAGACCCGAGGCCGGCCGGTCGGGGTCACGGTGGACCCTCGCGGTGGCGTGATCATTGCGGATGACCTGTCCAATACGGTCTGGCGTGTAACGCGCAATCGTTGAGTTTGCATCTTTGATACCAGAAAGGGAGGCGGCTGTTCCGGCAGCGCCTCCCGCGTCCTGACAACCCTCCCCCCTCTTCCAGACGCTAGCTTTCCGTTCGGCGCGCTATCCCGTGTTGCCGCAGTTTGCGGTACAGCGTATTCCGACTGATGTTCAGCCGACTGGCAACCCGACCGATGTGCCAACGCTCTTCATCGACCAGCGCCATGAGCGTCTGCCGCTCCGATGCACCGAGAGGGTCCTCGCAGTCGGTCTCTGATGCCGGTGGGGCAGGAAGCAACTCCAACGCATCCTCAAGCGAGATGCGCCCCTCCCACGCGAGTGCGACCAGCGTACGAAGGCAGATTCGAAGTTGCCTCACATTCCCCGGCCAGGCCTGTGCCATCAGGTGTTCACGCACGCCGGGTTCCAGCTGGATCGCAGTGTCGCCAGCTTCCTTGCGCAGCAGAAAGTCGAGCAGCGGACCCTTGTCCGAACGCTCACGCAGCGGTGGAATCTGCACCGTGAACCCGCCAAGGCGATAATACAGGTCTTCACGAAAGCGCCCTGCCACGACACTTGCCTGAAGGTCCTGGTGGCTCGCACTGATGAGCCGAATGTCGATCGGACGTGGCGCACCGCTGCCCAGCGGCACCACTTGCCGCTCTTCAAGCACGCGCAACAGCCGGGTTTGCAGTGCCAGCGGCATGTCGCCGATTTCATCGAGAAACAGAATGCCGCCGTGGGCCTGTTCGAGCTTGCCGACCATGCCCTCCTTGCGGGCCCCGGTGAAGCTGCCACCCTGATAGCCGAACAGCTCGCTTTCGATGAGGCTTTCCGGGATCGCCGCGCAGTTGATGGCGACGAACCGCTGATTCGATCGTGAACTCGCACGGTACAACGCCGCCGCGAATGCCTCTTTACCGGTCCCGGTTTCACCCTGCAAAAACACCGGCACGTCCCGTTCCAGCACCCTGAGCGCACGGCTCAGACCGCGCTGCAAGCGCTCGTCCTCCATGCAGAACTGGTCATCGTTGATGTGCGGCAGCGCACGCCTGGCGTTGAGAGCCGTCGGCGTCGCGATGCGAACGGGTGCGCGCAACTGACCGTAAAACAGGCGACCGTCGACCAATCGCATGGGCCAGCACAGGGTGGGCTGATGGCTTGAATACCGGATGACCTGCTCAGCAGGCATTTCGAGCATCGTCGACAGGGACTGCCCGATCAATTGATCCCGCGTGGCCCCCAGAAGATCCAGCGCCGCCTGATTCACCGAACGTATGCGGGCCGTGTCATCAAAGCTGACCAGCCCTTCGCCCAGCAGCCCGACGAACCGCGCTTCGGGGTGAAACCGAAGGAGGTACAGCTGGGGTTCATGGCCCAGAAAGAAACAGTTTTCGATCAGTTTGGCGGACAGGTTGGTCAACGCCATC
It contains:
- the glp gene encoding gephyrin-like molybdotransferase Glp, with translation MSASLCDSGSLIPVDQAIRHLLQQAPPPPAQQTIPLAQALGRVLAADVRAPRDLPAWDNSAMDGFALRAADVPAAGGSLILAGRIAAGQGATPPLLAGQAVRIFTGAPLPAGADAVVPQELCRVDGDRVWLPATRRGDHVRKAGEEVREGDRLLERGTRLRAQELGLLAAAGMASVEVYRPLRVCLLSSGDELRAPGETLMPGQIYNANRHCLSALLQGWGVEVQDYGVMADDLAASRHALSLAVSECDLLLTSGGVSVGEEDHLKHAIASVGRVDLWRLAIQPGKPLAFGDVAGKPWIGVPGNPAAALITALVVVRPFLLRAQGARDVIPRPVALPAGFEWLQPNRRRQYLRARLVSQEGGQPRVELHPQQGSAMLAPACWADGLAIVERDRQVHQHDNIGFLSFADLMQ
- the moaB gene encoding molybdenum cofactor biosynthesis protein B, with the translated sequence MGHLAQCSFHSLNIAVLTISDTRTFDTDSSGRTLCERVQTAGHRLIDRQWVRDDVYQIRAALSVWIADPAVQVVLTTGGTGLTPRDNTPQAVLPLLDREVTGFGELFRHISLAEIGMSSLQSRALAGMSNGVLICCVPGSPGACRTAWDQILREQLDSRTAPCNFVPHLKPLASPAGTVVDPCGVRP
- a CDS encoding IclR family transcriptional regulator, encoding MSDSPQTRNSGSSITRALDIIEAVVQADHALSPADLSHLLDIPKPSVHRLLQQMQGEGYLQTNMRGGIVPNDRLHKIAVGVIYASRYKAQRQAILRHLCDTLDETCGIALPDGIDMVYYDRVQSSWPLQMYLPVGAHTPMWCTASGKLYLSSFNKTRRTQIIDNLALRRMASNTLTDPVELEIELKRVRQMDIGIDNEEFVDGMVAIAVPVRDSDGRLIACLFAHAPTIRKSLDELMTFEPAMRRAAEQLRILVEEPTELD
- a CDS encoding iron-containing alcohol dehydrogenase, producing MSVPVILPRIMEVGADASARLPDVLGFLNCSRPLIVTDKTMVKLGQAQRLHEILEAKGIKSEVFDDTVPEPTAASIQAGVDKLRSGDFDAIVALGGGSPIDSAKAMAILARYGGVIRDYRFPRQVNEAGLPLIAIPTTAGTGSEVTRFTIITDETTDEKLLCAGIGFMPVAALIDYKLTLSLPARTTADTGIDAITHAIEAYVSRKANPYSDSQALAALAYLGPNLLTACQDGKNESAREAMMIGATLAGIAFSAASVAVVHGMSRPIGAFFHVPHGLSNAMLLPSLTAWSLSAAPGRYAQCAKALGVADSHDDDATAGQKLIAFLTRVNAELSVPTLADFGVERARFNEVVNTMAEQALASGSPGNNPRVPTVPEMVELYHALWD
- a CDS encoding CoA-acylating methylmalonate-semialdehyde dehydrogenase, yielding MSVIGHWINGETTTPDGRTQAVFNPATGESNTQVALASTVTVQAAIAAAEEAFPAWRDTPPAKRARVMFRFKELLEQNANKICELIGQEHGKISHDAAGELQRGIENVEYACGAPELLKGEHSRNVGPNIDSWSEFQPLGVVAGVTPFNFPVMVPLWMLPMAIVCGNTFVLKPSERDPSSTLYIAQLLHEAGLPAGVLNVVNGDKEAVDALLFDPRVKAVSFVGSTPIAEYIYRTATSQGKRCQALGGAKNHAIVMPDADLDNAVNSLLGAAFGSSGERCMALSVAVAVGDAVADALIGKLTEAMQGLKFGVHTDASNDFGPLITAAHRDKVVGFIDSAESQGARIVVDGRNARVAGHEDGFFVGATLIDAVNADMDSYKAEIFGPVLQVIRVATMDEAMKLINDHEYGNGTCIYTRDGEAARYFSDRIQVGMVGINIPLPVPVASHSFGGWKRSLFGDLHAYGPDGVRFYTKRKTITQRWPSANVREGAEFSMPTMK
- a CDS encoding MFS transporter; amino-acid sequence: MAGYVQQESAAHASSAAKEERKIIIASSLGTVFEWYDFFLYGALAAVISKQFFAGVNETTAFIFALLAFAAGFIVRPFGALVFGRIGDMVGRKYTFLATIVIMGLSTFAVGLLPGYASIGIAAPIILVVLRMLQGLALGGEYGGAATYVAEHAPKNKRGFHTGFIQSTATLGLLLSLAVVLASRLIAGDGFDTWGWRIPFLLSIVLVAISTWIRMSLHESPSFTKMKSEGKLSKSPIRDSFTVWPNLKVVLIALFSVNAGQAVTFYAAQFYVLFFLTQVLKVDPSLANTLLIVSVIIGAPFFVFFGWLSDRIGRKKIIVTGLLLATVLYFPLFKMLGHYANPQIDAARQQSPIVVVADPATCTFQFDPVGKAKFDSPCDKVKTLLIKQGLPYTSQSAAAGTTVQVTVGSTQITGYDEAALNGAVKAAGYPAKADSALVNASGVVLVIVALMLIATMTYGPLAALMVELFPTRIRYTSMSLPYHIGNGWFGGLLPTISFALVVYTGDIFYGLWYPVLVTAVSLVCSLLFLKETKDVDLDKV
- the xth gene encoding exodeoxyribonuclease III; this encodes MKNLKIATFNVNGIGARLPNLLQWLEREQPDIVCLQELKAPDKAFPAHEIEAAGYGSLHLGQTSWNGVAILARDTEPLLIRKGLPGEEQDTQARYLEAAAHGVVVACLYLPNGNPQPGPKFDYKLRWFEHLIQHAESLQASDHPVVMAGDFNVVPTDEDIYNPRSWLKDALLQPESRDCYARLLAQGWLDSLRHLYPDERVYTFWDYFRQHWQKNSGLRIDHLLVNPVLAPHLKDAGVDAWVRGEEHPSDHAPTWIRLGAARKAKPRKNARKKTSADK
- a CDS encoding DUF2231 domain-containing protein, whose product is MTDTAYSPYRHLPGPLHAILLAGTVPLFLGGLLSDIAYYNSYLIQWSNFASWLIAGAMLFCGLALLFALVNLIRAERKSGRPVLYFLLLLVTWGLGWINSFEHAKDAWAVMPSGLILSVIVTVLSIVSAWIGLTNLRSGDAR
- a CDS encoding sorbosone dehydrogenase family protein, whose amino-acid sequence is MKPAFALTALSMSLLLSACGAGKDNPQAHGPDPKMPQAERGLLPSMKIAEPVAWGDQKPKVPEGYSISAIATDLKVPRQTLVLPNGDILIAEGKGGTEAPKLKPKDVIASYIKAEGNTKVKGGNRLTLLRDADGDGKYEMKTVFAENLNAPYGLAYANGKLYVANQDALVRFDYTDGQTKATGEPVTVTELPAKINHHWTKSLAITPDGSTLYVGIGSNSNVTERGMEVELDRAQIWQIDAKTGAHKPYATGTRNPTSLKIQPGTGVLWAVANERDELGEDLVPDYLTSIREGAFYGWPYSYWGQNVDTRAQPQDPKKVALAVKPDYSLGSHVAALGLDFSIPAIGDKFADGVFVGEHGSWNRENPVGYKVVFVPFSNGKPSGEPVDFATGFRGDDGKTRGRPVGVTVDPRGGVIIADDLSNTVWRVTRNR